A part of Limnochordia bacterium genomic DNA contains:
- the feoB gene encoding ferrous iron transport protein B, whose amino-acid sequence MGLTSSSTGIGALREMFEVKATPEDLVIALAGNPNTGKSTVFNSLTGLKQHTGNWPGKTVTNAQGSYTYQGEEYLLVDLPGTYSLAANSVEEEVARDFICFGAPHTTVVVTDATCLERNLNLVLQILEITPNVVVCVNLIDEAKRKQISVNLMKLSKILKVPVIGTVARSGVGLAELKGAIAEVINRHNKPHPVLLDYGEEIEKAVDILQPSVEALVGNRINARWMTLRLLEGGGDIFASLAQYLGQDLLEDHTLTTQWHSTQEYLESIGYNTEKLREQIVSVLVKEAESIARLVVTFKKHDYDLLDRRIDGILTSRKFGIPIMIGLLGIVFWLTIEGANYPSKLLADGFSWLEEQLTVFTQNVGAPPWFQGIFILGMFRTLAWVISVMLPPMAIFFPLFTLLEDLGYLPRVAFNLDNFFKRACAHGKQALTMCMGFGCNAAGVISCRIIDSPRERLIGIITNNFVPCNGRFPTLIVLASIFLAGGIFRSTTATVWVLAMVVLSVLITLFISKVLSKTVLKGLPSSFTLELPPYRKPQVGKILVRSLLDRTLFVLARAVVVAAPAGVIIWLLANTIVSDLSLLDHLAGFLQPFAHLIGLDGYILTAFILGFPANEIVIPIIIMSYMSTGALLELDSLMEIQQLFVANGWTWLTALCTMLFCLNHFPCGTTLLTIRKETQSWKWTWISCLVPTLTGIIICFIVAQTVRLLGLV is encoded by the coding sequence ATGGGTTTGACAAGTAGCTCAACGGGTATTGGTGCCCTAAGGGAAATGTTTGAAGTTAAGGCGACACCGGAGGATCTGGTGATCGCCCTAGCGGGAAATCCTAATACGGGGAAAAGTACCGTGTTCAATAGTCTGACTGGGTTAAAACAGCATACAGGCAACTGGCCTGGCAAAACCGTAACTAATGCTCAAGGTAGCTATACCTACCAGGGAGAAGAGTATCTCCTCGTTGATCTACCCGGCACCTATTCATTGGCTGCCAACTCAGTGGAGGAGGAAGTCGCCAGGGATTTCATCTGCTTCGGAGCTCCCCACACCACGGTAGTAGTTACTGACGCCACCTGTTTGGAACGAAATCTTAACCTAGTACTCCAAATCCTTGAAATCACCCCGAACGTAGTTGTCTGTGTTAATCTCATAGACGAGGCCAAACGTAAGCAAATATCCGTCAACCTAATGAAGTTATCAAAAATCCTCAAAGTACCTGTCATTGGCACCGTGGCCCGCAGCGGAGTAGGATTAGCGGAACTAAAAGGGGCGATCGCAGAAGTGATTAACCGGCATAATAAGCCCCATCCTGTATTACTTGACTATGGCGAAGAGATCGAGAAAGCCGTAGACATACTGCAACCGTCGGTAGAGGCATTAGTGGGAAACAGGATCAATGCCCGTTGGATGACCCTAAGACTCCTTGAGGGTGGCGGAGACATTTTTGCCTCGCTAGCCCAATACTTGGGCCAAGACCTCCTTGAAGACCACACGCTGACAACACAGTGGCATAGCACACAGGAATACCTCGAAAGCATCGGTTACAACACCGAGAAGCTGCGGGAACAGATAGTAAGTGTGTTAGTCAAAGAAGCCGAGTCTATCGCACGGCTTGTTGTGACCTTCAAAAAACACGATTACGACCTGCTCGATCGAAGGATAGACGGAATACTCACATCCCGCAAGTTCGGCATTCCAATTATGATTGGACTATTAGGTATCGTCTTCTGGCTCACTATTGAAGGGGCAAATTACCCTTCAAAGTTGTTGGCAGACGGATTTTCCTGGTTGGAAGAACAGTTGACCGTTTTTACACAAAATGTAGGGGCACCCCCTTGGTTTCAAGGGATCTTCATCCTAGGTATGTTCCGCACCCTGGCTTGGGTCATATCTGTGATGCTTCCCCCCATGGCCATTTTCTTCCCCCTATTCACCCTACTTGAGGATCTCGGATACCTACCCCGGGTGGCCTTCAACTTAGACAACTTCTTCAAGAGGGCCTGCGCCCACGGAAAGCAAGCCCTAACCATGTGCATGGGATTTGGATGCAATGCTGCCGGGGTCATCAGCTGTCGGATCATCGACTCCCCCCGGGAACGGCTCATTGGGATCATCACCAACAACTTCGTGCCTTGTAACGGTCGATTTCCCACGTTAATCGTACTGGCTAGCATCTTTCTTGCCGGCGGCATCTTCCGCTCCACCACGGCCACCGTTTGGGTCTTAGCCATGGTTGTCCTCTCCGTCCTGATTACCCTGTTTATCTCTAAAGTACTGTCCAAAACGGTCCTTAAGGGACTCCCCTCTTCCTTCACTCTAGAACTACCACCCTATCGAAAACCCCAGGTGGGCAAGATCCTAGTTCGTTCCCTACTTGATCGCACTCTCTTTGTCTTAGCCCGCGCAGTAGTGGTCGCCGCCCCAGCTGGGGTGATCATCTGGCTATTGGCAAACACCATCGTCTCTGATCTGAGTCTTTTGGACCATCTTGCAGGTTTTCTGCAACCCTTCGCCCATCTCATCGGTCTTGATGGGTATATTCTCACGGCCTTTATCCTTGGATTCCCCGCTAATGAGATTGTCATCCCCATCATTATCATGAGCTACATGTCCACTGGTGCCCTACTGGAACTAGATAGTCTTATGGAAATTCAACAACTTTTCGTTGCAAACGGCTGGACTTGGCTCACAGCCCTTTGCACCATGCTGTTTTGCCTGAATCACTTTCCCTGCGGTACTACACTACTTACCATTCGCAAAGAAACCCAAAGTTGGAAATGGACCTGGATCTCCTGTTTGGTACCCACCCTAACAGGGATCATCATCTGTTTCATTGTCGCCCAGACAGTACGTCTTTTGGGTCTTGTGTAG